The DNA region ACTTTGACGCGCAGACTCACGAGGCGGCGCTGGCCATGAAGCTGGCTGCTGCGAGCAGCGACGGCAAGGCGGTGATCCAATCATTCGCCCACGTGCAGGAAAGCTGCTTGGGCTGCCACCAAGCTTTCCGTAAACCTTTCGTGGAGCATTTTTATGGAGCACGCTAAAACATGCCAGCGCCCCATCAGCCTCGAAAGACGGCTTGCGGCAACTTACCTGGTAGCTGGTCTGGTCACCGCCGGTCTGGCCGGCTGCGCCGCCGGCCCTGATTTTCAGCGTCCCACCGCACCCGATGTGGCTCGCTACACTGCAACACCGGTAGCTGATAGAACCGTGTCCGCTCCCACGCAGTTCGGCGAAACACAACGTCTAGTCGAAGGGCTTCCGATCGAAACGCAATGGTGGCAAAGCTTGGGTTCATCCGCACTCGACGGACTGATAAACGAAGCTTTCCATGTCAGCCCGACGCTGGCGAGCATCAGCGCCAATTTGCGACAGGCGCAGGAGCTTCTTGCCGCACAGGCGGGCTCGACGCAATATCCACAGGTAGATGTCGCACTGGGATCTCAGCGCCAGCAAATGAGTCCCAGTAGCCAAGGGTTGAGCGGAGACGCACGTCAATTCAGCCTCTACAACGCCAGCGTTGGCGTGCATTACAACCTCGATCTGGCTGGCGGCAACCGGCGCGCACTCGAAGCCTTGGCTGCTCGCGCCGACTACCGTCGCTTCGAACTGAATGCTGCGCGCCTGGCCCTTGCCGGCAACATAGCAACCGCTGCCATTACCCGAGCACGCCTCGCCGCGCAACTAGAAGCCACTACTGCCATTTTGCGCGTGCAGGATGAGCAACTGCGCCTAGCCCATGAACGCGTGCGTATCGGTCAGGCCTCACCTGATGAAGCGTTGAGCCTACAAGCTCAGGCGGAGCAAACGCGGGCAGAACTGCCTGCGCTGCGTAAACAACTGCAACAAACCGAACATCTACTGGCGGTGCTAGCCGGTCGTGCCCCAGGCACGGGTGGCATCCCGGCCTTCACTCTGGCCGATTTCACTCTACCCGTCGAGATGCCGCTCGTCGTGCCCTCAGAACTGGTGCGCCGCCGACCGGATATCCAGGCGTCAGAGGCGCTGTTGCATGCGGCCAATGCAGACTATGGTGTGGCTGTCGCCAAGCTCTACCCACAGATCAACCTGAGCGCCAACCTTGGTTCTCAGGCGCTGACCACCGGTGCCCTGTTCGGTGGTGGCTCGGCAGTGTGGGGCCTGGTTGCGCAGCTCACCCAGCCTCTTTTTAATCCAGGGCTACCCGCAGAAAAAAGAGCGGCGCTCGCCGCTTTTGATGCCGCCGTAGCCAATTACCAGAGCGTCGTATTGGAGTCTTTGCGTAACGTCGCCGACACCCTGCGCGCGGTGGAAAGCGATGCACAAACTTTGACTGCCCTCGCTGCCGCTGATATGGCTGCACAGGCCTCCTTGCAGTCGGTCGAGCGGCAATACCGGCTGGGCGCGGCCAGCTACCTGCAACTGCTCATCGCGCAGCAACAGGCACAGTCAATCCGGATCAATATGGTTGCGGTCCAGGCACAACGCCTAGTCGATAGTGTTGCTTTATATCAGGCCCTGGGAGGTGGTGTCAGTTAAGACTATACCCTAACCTGATGTCAGATGTTGAGCACAAACAACGTCAGAGTAGGGTATTAATTTATATTTATTGATACATTCAGCCAAGGGTAATAGATTTCATCCTGACATTTTTACCTTTGGAGGCATCTTGCAAGGTCAACGTATCGGCTACGTTCGCGTCAGCAGCTTCGACCAGAATCCTGATCGACAACTGGAACAAATAGAAGTCGGCAAGGTATTCACCGATAAGGCTTCAGGCAAGGACACACAACGTCCCGAACTTGAAAGGCTGCTGGCCTTCGTCCGCGAGGGCGACACCGTGGTGGTGCATAGCATGGACAGGTTGGCACGCAACCTTGATGACCTGCGCCGCATCGTCCAAGGGCTGACACAACGGGGCGTGCGCATGGAGTTCGTCAAAGAAGGGCTAACGTTCACCGGCGAGGACTCACCGATGGCCAATCTGATGCTGTCGGTCATGGGAGCCTTTGCTGAGTTCGAGCGCGCTCTGATCCGCGAACGTCAGCGCGAGGGAATCGTGCTGGCTAAGCAGCGCGGGGCCTACCGGGGACGAAAGAAATCGCTGAACAGCGAACAAATTGCCGAGTTGAAACGGCGAGTTGCGGCAGGCGACCAGAAAACCTTGGTGGCCCGTGACTTCGGCATCAGCCGCGAAACCTTGTACCAGTACCTGCGGGAAGACTGACCATGCCACGCCGCTCAATCCTGTCCGCCACCGAGCGCGAAAGTCTGCTGACACTGCCAGATGCCAAAGACGAACTGATACGGCACTACACGTTCAACGAAACCGACCTGTCGGTGATCCGTCAGCGTCGCGGCGCCGCGAATCGATTGGGCTTCGCCGTGCAGCTTTGCTACTTGCGATTCCCTGGCATCTTCTTGGGCGTCGATGATCCTCCATTTCTGCCCCTGCTGCGCATGGTGGCCGCACAACTCAAGGTGCCGGTGGAAAGCTGGAACCATTACGGCCAGCGCGAGCAGACACGGCGGGAGCACTTGGTCGAGCTGCAAACGGTGTTTGGATTCAAGCCCTTCACCATGAGTCATTACCGGCAAGCCGTGCATACATTGACCGAACTGGCCTTGCAAACAGACAAAGGCATTGTGCTGGCCAGCACCCTTGTTGAAAACCAGCGGCGGCAGAGCATCATCCTACCCGCCATGAATGCCATCGAGCGCGCAAGCGCCGAGGCCATTACCCGTGCCAACCGAAGCATCCATGCGGCATTGGCCGATTCCTTGATACCTGTCCATCGCCAGCGCCTGGACGAACTCCTCAAGCGCAAGGATGGTAGCAAAATGACGTGGCTAGCGTGGCTGCGCCAATCGCCCGCCAAGCCGAACTCGCGCCACATGCTTGAACACATCGAACGCCTCAAAGCCTGGCAGGCGCTTGACCTACCTGCTGGCATCGAACGGCAGGTACACCAAAACCGCTTGCTCAAGATCGCCCGCGAAGGCGGCCAGATGACGCCCGCCGACCTGGCCAAGTTCGAGTCGCAGCGGCGTCACGCCACCTTGGTAGCACTGGCCATCGAGGGCATGGCCACCGTCACTGATGAAATCATCGACCTTCACGACCGTATCATCGGCAAGCTGTTCAATGCGGCCAAGAACAAGCATCAACAGCAGTTCCAGGCTTCCGGCAAGGCGATCAACGACAAGGTGCGGATGTATGGGCGCATCGAGCGCACGCTGTTCATTCTGGATTGGCTGCAAAGCGTGGAGCTGCGCCGCCGCGTCCATGCGGGGCTGAATAAGGGCGAGGCGCGCAACGCGCTGGCCAGGGCGGTCTTCTTCTACCGATTGGGTGAAATCCGCGACCGCAGTTTTGAGCAGCAGCGCTACCGGGCCAGCGGCCTCAATCTGGTGACGGCGGCCATCGTGTTGTGGAACACGGTCTATCTGGAGCGTGCCACCAGTGCTTTGCGTGCCCACGGCAAGGCGCTGGACGACACGTTGCTGCAATATCTGTCCCCGCTGGGGTGGGAGCATATCAACCTGACCGGCGATTACCTATGGCGCAGCAGTGCCAAGGTCGGTGCGGGGAAGTTCAGGCCATTGCGACCGCTGCCACCGGCTTAGCGTGCTTTATTTAATGAGATGGTCACTCCCTCCTTCCCAGTACTATGCTGAGGACAGGCTTTCATTCGGAGAACCATCATGGAAAACATTGCGCTTATTGGTATCGATCTGGGTAAGAACTCTTTCCATATTCATTGTCAGGATCATCGTGGGAAGGCCGTTTACCGTAAAAAATTCACCCGACCAAAGCTAATCGAATTTCTGGCGACATGCCCGGCAACAACCATCGCGATGGAAGCCTGTGGCGGTTCTCACTTTATGGCACGCAAGCTGGCAGAGTTAGGGCATTTTCCAAAGCTGATATCACCGCAATTTGTCCGCCCATTCGTTAAAAGCAACAAAAATGACTTCGTTGATGCTGAAGCTATCTGTGAAGCAGCATCACGTCCATCTATGCGTTTCGTGCAGCCCAGAACCGAATCTCAGCAGGCAATGCGAGCTCTGCATCGTGTCCGTGAATCCCTGGTTCAGGATAAGGTGAAAACAACTAATCAGATGCATGCTTTTCTGCTGGAATTTGGTATCAGCGTTCCGCGAGGTGCTGCCGTTATTAGTCGACTGAGTACCCTTCTTGAGGACAGTAGTTTGCCTCTTTATCTCAGCCAGTTACTGCTGAAATTACAACAGCATTATCACTATCTTGTTGAGCAGATTAAAGATCTGGAATCTCAGTTGAAACGAAAGTTGGACGAAGATGAGGTTGGACAGCGCTTGCTGAGTATTCCCTGCGTTGGAACGCTGACTGCCAGTACTATTTCAACTGAGATTGGCGACGGGAAGCAGTACGCCAGCAGCCGTGACTTTGCGGCGGCAACAGGGCTGGTACCCCGACAGTACAGCACGGGAGGTCGGACGACATTGTTAGGGATTAGCAAGCGGGGCAACAAAAAGATCCGAACTTTGTTGGTTCAGTGTGCCAGGGTATTCATACAAAAACTGGAACACCAGTCTGGCAAGTTGGCCGACTGGGTCAGGGAGTTGTTGTGTCGGAAAAGCAACTTTGTCGTCACCTGTGCTCTGGCAAACAAGCTGGCCAGAATAGCCTGGGCACTGACGGCGCGACAGCAAACTTACGAAGCATAAAGGCAGAAATACACCAGTTTAAACAATCATTCATCTGGTTTTGCGAATACTGATATTGATGATACTAACGGCCCACCGGCCTGTTGAGGAACCTGTAAAACGGAAAGGCTCATTGAAGCCGTATATTTTCTGGAGGTTCATCAGGCGCGGAACTCATCGAGGCGCGGGAATAAAATCCCATTCAGACGCCGGATAGATTCAAGCAAGCCAACTTGTCGTCAAAATCGGTGTTGCAAAAACGGGAGTGACCATAGATTCCGTTTTCTGAGACGACCCCCTTATGGCAGCACTTTAAATTGAGTCTCATACAGTATCTGTTTTCTTTCTCTTCATCTCTCATGACCTGCTGCCCACTTACAGACTCCAGGGTAAAGCAAAAAATTCTCCACCGGTGAGCAGAGTATATTGCATATGCCAGTTTATGAGTGTATATATAGCATATGCCAATAAGGAGCCTTCATGCCAAGACCCAGAATTCCCCGTAACATCTGTGGCCGCCCTGCGGATACCTGTTTTAAGCCCAATGCGCGACCGATGAGCCAGCTTGAACATGTTCATTTAAAAGAAGATGAGTTTGAAGCGTTACGGCTGGTCGATTTACTGGGCATGCAACAGCAGGAAGCGGCTGTTGCAATGGGGGTTTCAAGGCAGACACTGGCCAATGTCCTGAAAGCAGCCCGTTTTAAGGTTGTGGACTGTCTCACTCAGGGCAAGGCCTTAATAATGCACTCTGAAAGGGAAGGAGTTACACAAGATGATCACAGCCATTCCAGTGAATGACGACCGGGTAGCAAATCATTTTACCAAAGCGAGTCACCTTGTCCTGGTGGATGAGCGCGGTGTGGAGCTCAGCCGGACAGAAAATCCCGCGCTGGGCGCAGATTGTTCAGGTAAACGGAAGCTGGTTGACCTGCTGGTTCAACAGCAAGTCAGCCGCGTTGTGGTCCGTAACATCGGGGAACGGATGCTGGGTAAATTACTGGGGCATCAGATCGCGGTGTACCAGACTGACTGTGGTCGTCGTTTGTTCACTGAACTGTGTGATCCGGATACCCGTGTTCTGACTGAACTGAATAAGCCGGAGCAGGGACGCCAGTCCTTTCATCATGAGGCGAAAGGGAAAAAATGCTGTCACTCTGACGGGAACACAGCAGAAAATGCGTGCCAGGGTGGGCGTCAGCATCATCACGGAAACGGGCGCTGTTGCCATTCATGAGTTTATTTCATCACGGGCGGTGATTTTTATCAGACCCGTATTGTGTATAAACCAGGAGCCGGAATGTGTGGAGGAGGCAGTAATGATGCCGGGGGAGCCCCTCAGCTGACTGAATTCCGGATGCCTCCCGTCAGTACAACCGGACGCTGAGCAGAAACAGATGAATTGTTATCTTGATGCCAGAAAGGCCCATACCTGTTGTATGGTCTGTAGTTCCCGCGACAACAACCCTGATACGGTGAACTTAATGTTTTCAGAGCACCCGGATGGCTCTGTATGTGCGGACTACACGGCCAATCACAGGCATCAGGGGTATACGGGTCTTTTACATGGCGGAATGACGAGTACCCTGCTGGATGCAGCAATGACTCATTGTTTGTTCATGCAGGGTGTGCAAGCCCTGACGGCTGAACTGACGGTAAGATTCATTTCACCCGTTTGTACCGGAGACAAACTGATGGTATGTGCCAGACTGCTTGGGCAACGCAGGGGGATTTACCTGCTTGAAGCATGGCTGACAAAAGGACAGCAGACAGTGGCACGTGCCACGGCGAAATTCATTGTTCCGTCGCAGGATATTGCTCTGGCGCATCGCTAGTGTG from Klebsiella sp. WP3-W18-ESBL-02 includes:
- a CDS encoding efflux transporter outer membrane subunit translates to MEHAKTCQRPISLERRLAATYLVAGLVTAGLAGCAAGPDFQRPTAPDVARYTATPVADRTVSAPTQFGETQRLVEGLPIETQWWQSLGSSALDGLINEAFHVSPTLASISANLRQAQELLAAQAGSTQYPQVDVALGSQRQQMSPSSQGLSGDARQFSLYNASVGVHYNLDLAGGNRRALEALAARADYRRFELNAARLALAGNIATAAITRARLAAQLEATTAILRVQDEQLRLAHERVRIGQASPDEALSLQAQAEQTRAELPALRKQLQQTEHLLAVLAGRAPGTGGIPAFTLADFTLPVEMPLVVPSELVRRRPDIQASEALLHAANADYGVAVAKLYPQINLSANLGSQALTTGALFGGGSAVWGLVAQLTQPLFNPGLPAEKRAALAAFDAAVANYQSVVLESLRNVADTLRAVESDAQTLTALAAADMAAQASLQSVERQYRLGAASYLQLLIAQQQAQSIRINMVAVQAQRLVDSVALYQALGGGVS
- a CDS encoding recombinase family protein translates to MQGQRIGYVRVSSFDQNPDRQLEQIEVGKVFTDKASGKDTQRPELERLLAFVREGDTVVVHSMDRLARNLDDLRRIVQGLTQRGVRMEFVKEGLTFTGEDSPMANLMLSVMGAFAEFERALIRERQREGIVLAKQRGAYRGRKKSLNSEQIAELKRRVAAGDQKTLVARDFGISRETLYQYLRED
- a CDS encoding DUF4158 domain-containing protein, with amino-acid sequence MPRRSILSATERESLLTLPDAKDELIRHYTFNETDLSVIRQRRGAANRLGFAVQLCYLRFPGIFLGVDDPPFLPLLRMVAAQLKVPVESWNHYGQREQTRREHLVELQTVFGFKPFTMSHYRQAVHTLTELALQTDKGIVLASTLVENQRRQSIILPAMNAIERASAEAITRANRSIHAALADSLIPVHRQRLDELLKRKDGSKMTWLAWLRQSPAKPNSRHMLEHIERLKAWQALDLPAGIERQVHQNRLLKIAREGGQMTPADLAKFESQRRHATLVALAIEGMATVTDEIIDLHDRIIGKLFNAAKNKHQQQFQASGKAINDKVRMYGRIERTLFILDWLQSVELRRRVHAGLNKGEARNALARAVFFYRLGEIRDRSFEQQRYRASGLNLVTAAIVLWNTVYLERATSALRAHGKALDDTLLQYLSPLGWEHINLTGDYLWRSSAKVGAGKFRPLRPLPPA
- a CDS encoding IS110-like element IS5075 family transposase gives rise to the protein MENIALIGIDLGKNSFHIHCQDHRGKAVYRKKFTRPKLIEFLATCPATTIAMEACGGSHFMARKLAELGHFPKLISPQFVRPFVKSNKNDFVDAEAICEAASRPSMRFVQPRTESQQAMRALHRVRESLVQDKVKTTNQMHAFLLEFGISVPRGAAVISRLSTLLEDSSLPLYLSQLLLKLQQHYHYLVEQIKDLESQLKRKLDEDEVGQRLLSIPCVGTLTASTISTEIGDGKQYASSRDFAAATGLVPRQYSTGGRTTLLGISKRGNKKIRTLLVQCARVFIQKLEHQSGKLADWVRELLCRKSNFVVTCALANKLARIAWALTARQQTYEA
- a CDS encoding DUF134 domain-containing protein; translated protein: MPRPRIPRNICGRPADTCFKPNARPMSQLEHVHLKEDEFEALRLVDLLGMQQQEAAVAMGVSRQTLANVLKAARFKVVDCLTQGKALIMHSEREGVTQDDHSHSSE
- a CDS encoding NifB/NifX family molybdenum-iron cluster-binding protein, translating into MITAIPVNDDRVANHFTKASHLVLVDERGVELSRTENPALGADCSGKRKLVDLLVQQQVSRVVVRNIGERMLGKLLGHQIAVYQTDCGRRLFTELCDPDTRVLTELNKPEQGRQSFHHEAKGKKCCHSDGNTAENACQGGRQHHHGNGRCCHS
- a CDS encoding PaaI family thioesterase, whose amino-acid sequence is MNCYLDARKAHTCCMVCSSRDNNPDTVNLMFSEHPDGSVCADYTANHRHQGYTGLLHGGMTSTLLDAAMTHCLFMQGVQALTAELTVRFISPVCTGDKLMVCARLLGQRRGIYLLEAWLTKGQQTVARATAKFIVPSQDIALAHR